One genomic region from Erythrobacter mangrovi encodes:
- the rnhA gene encoding ribonuclease HI, whose translation MKKIELFTDGACKGNPGPGGWGALLRMGRHEKEMSGGESDTTNNRMEMTAAIQGLSALIEPCEVDLYTDSKYLIDGITRWVHGWKKNGWVNASKKPVRNPELWHDLIELTARHKVTWHWVRGHNGHPENERVDRLASDAAERIAAGEG comes from the coding sequence ATGAAGAAAATCGAATTGTTCACTGACGGCGCCTGCAAAGGGAATCCCGGTCCAGGCGGCTGGGGAGCGCTGTTGCGCATGGGTCGTCACGAAAAGGAAATGTCGGGCGGCGAATCCGACACGACCAACAATCGCATGGAAATGACTGCCGCGATCCAGGGGTTGTCGGCGCTGATCGAACCGTGCGAGGTCGATCTCTATACCGACAGCAAGTACCTGATCGACGGAATCACCCGTTGGGTTCATGGCTGGAAGAAGAACGGCTGGGTAAACGCCAGCAAGAAACCGGTCCGCAACCCCGAACTATGGCATGACCTGATCGAACTGACGGCGCGACACAAGGTCACCTGGCATTGGGTCAGGGGCCACAATGGCCATCCGGAAAACGAGCGGGTCGATCGCCTCGCCAGCGACGCCGCAGAACGCATCGCCGCCGGCGAAGGCTAA
- a CDS encoding YegP family protein, with amino-acid sequence MAHHFEIYKDKAGEFRVRFKYNSEVMFSTEGYSTKASAQNAIDSIKKNGPGAEVIDNS; translated from the coding sequence ATGGCACACCACTTCGAGATCTATAAGGACAAGGCTGGCGAGTTCCGAGTGCGCTTCAAGTACAATTCGGAAGTGATGTTCTCGACCGAAGGTTACAGCACCAAGGCGAGCGCGCAGAACGCTATCGACTCCATCAAGAAGAACGGCCCGGGCGCTGAGGTTATCGACAACAGTTGA
- a CDS encoding NAD(P)/FAD-dependent oxidoreductase — MHDFAIIGAGIAGASLAAELAAEGVSVVLLEAEDHPGYHATGRSAAFWEECYGGPEIVPLTLASGPYLRDGGFLTPRGALYIARAADESELDAFMERFAPTGVTIERLDAASLAQRLPGLRADWTGAVWEPACADIDVAALHAHYLSLAKHGGVDLQVRARLARAERRGGVWNLATERGDTFRAQTLVNAAGAWADEIADIAGARPLGIVPLRRTVVQLRVDPPAPADLPLVLDIAGGFYFKPESGRLWLCPHDETPSVPCDAAPEELDVAEAIDRFERAVEWKIGAIERKWAGLRSFAPDRCPVYGKDPRCEGFAWFAGQGGYGIQTSPAAARLAAQLLLGSERDEMTSAIDATIYDPARFG, encoded by the coding sequence TATAGCCGGGGCCAGCCTTGCCGCCGAACTTGCGGCAGAGGGCGTCAGTGTGGTGTTGCTCGAGGCCGAGGATCATCCCGGCTACCATGCGACTGGGCGGTCCGCCGCATTCTGGGAAGAATGCTATGGTGGGCCCGAGATCGTTCCCCTCACGCTGGCTTCCGGACCCTATCTGCGCGACGGCGGGTTCCTCACACCGCGAGGCGCACTTTACATCGCGCGGGCGGCGGATGAGTCCGAGCTGGACGCATTCATGGAGCGCTTCGCGCCCACCGGCGTCACCATCGAGCGTCTCGATGCCGCGAGCCTTGCGCAGCGCTTGCCCGGGTTGCGCGCGGACTGGACCGGCGCGGTGTGGGAGCCGGCCTGCGCCGATATCGACGTTGCCGCGTTGCATGCCCATTATCTTTCACTCGCGAAGCACGGCGGGGTCGATCTGCAGGTGCGTGCGCGACTTGCAAGGGCGGAGCGGCGCGGAGGCGTGTGGAACCTTGCAACCGAGCGCGGCGATACATTTCGCGCGCAGACCCTGGTCAACGCCGCGGGGGCGTGGGCCGATGAGATCGCAGACATTGCCGGCGCACGTCCGCTCGGGATTGTGCCGCTACGCCGTACCGTGGTGCAGTTGCGGGTCGATCCACCGGCGCCAGCGGATCTGCCGCTTGTGCTCGACATTGCCGGAGGCTTCTATTTCAAGCCTGAGTCCGGGCGGCTCTGGCTGTGCCCGCATGATGAGACGCCCAGTGTGCCCTGCGATGCCGCACCCGAAGAACTGGACGTAGCAGAAGCGATCGACCGCTTCGAACGCGCGGTCGAATGGAAAATTGGTGCGATCGAGCGCAAGTGGGCAGGATTGCGCAGCTTCGCGCCCGATCGCTGTCCGGTCTATGGGAAGGATCCCCGCTGCGAAGGGTTTGCCTGGTTCGCCGGCCAAGGTGGCTACGGCATCCAGACATCCCCGGCCGCGGCACGACTTGCGGCACAGCTACTCCTTGGTAGCGAGCGCGACGAAATGACGAGCGCGATAGACGCGACAATTTATGACCCGGCGCGCTTCGGCTAG